In a single window of the Halobacteriovorax sp. DA5 genome:
- the speE gene encoding polyamine aminopropyltransferase: protein MHSNLWIEERYKDFYGMRYKVENVLYSKKTEFQTVDVVETKGHGKMLLNDGLVMVTERDEIAYHDMISHVPLFVHPNPKNVLVIGGGDGGTAREVLRHASVEKCTMVEIDGAVCEACMEFIPQTAEVLKGHPKLDLIIGDGVKFVQETTEKFDVIIIDSTDPIGPAAPLFGPEFYTNVNKCLADNGIVVSQGESPWFEAEIQKSMLGVLNDIFKNTFIYNFSNLTYPGGLWSFTFATKGDTHPINDFREEAVAESGLEFSYYNAGLHKAAFYLPTFMKKNLEGLIQNP from the coding sequence ATGCACAGTAACCTATGGATTGAAGAAAGATATAAAGATTTTTACGGAATGAGATATAAAGTAGAGAACGTTCTTTACTCGAAAAAAACAGAATTCCAAACAGTAGACGTTGTTGAAACAAAAGGGCATGGAAAAATGCTTCTTAACGACGGTCTAGTAATGGTAACGGAAAGAGATGAAATCGCTTATCACGACATGATTTCTCACGTTCCATTATTTGTTCACCCTAATCCAAAAAACGTTCTCGTTATCGGTGGTGGTGACGGTGGTACAGCAAGAGAAGTTCTTCGCCACGCTTCTGTTGAGAAGTGTACAATGGTTGAAATTGATGGCGCCGTATGTGAAGCATGTATGGAATTCATTCCACAAACTGCTGAAGTACTTAAAGGCCATCCAAAATTAGACCTTATCATCGGTGACGGTGTTAAATTTGTACAAGAAACTACTGAAAAGTTTGATGTTATCATCATCGACTCTACTGATCCAATCGGTCCAGCGGCCCCTCTATTTGGTCCAGAATTTTACACAAACGTAAATAAGTGTCTTGCAGATAATGGTATCGTTGTTTCACAAGGTGAATCACCTTGGTTTGAAGCAGAGATTCAAAAGAGTATGCTTGGTGTTTTAAATGATATTTTCAAAAATACATTTATCTATAACTTCTCTAACCTAACTTACCCTGGTGGACTGTGGTCATTTACTTTTGCAACTAAAGGCGACACTCACCCAATTAATGACTTTAGAGAAGAAGCAGTAGCAGAATCTGGACTTGAGTTCTCTTACTACAATGCAGGACTTCATAAGGCAGCTTTCTATCTGCCAACATTTATGAAGAAGAATCTTGAAGGTTTAATCCAAAACCCATAA
- a CDS encoding adenosylmethionine decarboxylase — protein MIFEGSEKKAEIIVKDGLNLLEIPDTFWAQLVEKAKATILSSVKNDKLKAFLLSESSLFVWEDRMLIITCGQTTLIQAIDFFTSEYGKDSIKQLIFQRKNEYFSHMQHSTFMDDIKLLENKFNGTALRFGNIDDHHNYIYFLDQEYTPSADDHTYELLMYEISCEARKLLTDENVTKNQIRDLLKLDKILPGFELDDFVFNPYGYSLNAIKDDNYFTCHITPQEECPYISFETDIDMKEIASVLIDAMEPISYDFIEFCPNQDGTCGLNVNPGEYKAKTQVESFLKCGYIMYFSHFYKLRTNRLKPYKLL, from the coding sequence ATGATTTTTGAAGGTTCAGAAAAGAAGGCCGAAATTATCGTTAAAGATGGCCTTAACTTACTAGAAATCCCTGATACATTTTGGGCCCAGCTAGTTGAAAAAGCGAAAGCGACAATCCTATCTAGTGTAAAGAATGACAAACTGAAAGCTTTCCTACTTTCAGAATCTTCCCTATTTGTTTGGGAAGATCGTATGCTTATCATCACTTGTGGACAAACGACATTGATTCAGGCCATTGATTTCTTCACAAGCGAATATGGCAAGGATTCAATTAAACAACTTATATTTCAAAGAAAGAATGAGTACTTCTCACATATGCAGCACTCAACTTTTATGGATGATATAAAATTATTAGAAAATAAATTTAATGGAACAGCGCTTCGTTTTGGAAATATCGACGACCATCACAATTATATTTATTTCCTAGATCAAGAATACACTCCTTCAGCAGATGATCATACTTATGAGCTTCTAATGTATGAGATTTCTTGTGAAGCAAGAAAACTTCTTACAGATGAGAATGTGACAAAAAATCAAATTAGAGACTTATTAAAGCTTGATAAGATTCTTCCGGGATTTGAACTAGATGATTTTGTTTTCAATCCTTACGGATATTCTTTAAATGCGATTAAAGATGATAACTACTTCACTTGCCATATTACTCCGCAAGAAGAGTGCCCATATATTAGTTTTGAAACTGATATTGATATGAAAGAAATTGCAAGTGTTCTAATCGATGCCATGGAACCAATTTCTTATGACTTCATCGAGTTCTGCCCTAATCAAGACGGGACTTGTGGTTTAAATGTTAACCCAGGTGAATACAAGGCAAAGACGCAAGTTGAAAGCTTCTTAAAATGTGGATACATCATGTACTTTTCTCATTTTTACAAGCTACGTACAAACCGCTTAAAACCTTACAAATTACTTTAA
- a CDS encoding sigma 54-interacting transcriptional regulator, with protein MLASFSEFKFFQSFRIPVEEADNLRFLIQKEDEVGHLEYIDDAKLVDISITGFGFKTHERISVGTELEVSLQFKKKHLDLTGRVVRAFSNVLEDEEIIYGVELDVEKGINKFLESYIMSFSSERLKDCLIQSALKERYTDPNEGFEMFSLLLSLFKDITHFGDKEGFLDTMLEEVIRILNAQRSSIFLINPDTNELEAIAALGLDKTGLKFDYRLGVAGSVFTTGVALNICTESDESRFNNAFDEQNGFTTKSIICYPIHNREDKIIGVIEVINKRNEDRFTIEDEKTMKVLALVFSSVFHSFNPISNNSKIRRFSAPYDRQYAIIGNTAGVKSMRNSISKLKDLDSPVLITGEKGVGKNLYATVLHFEGKRGLHEVNTVNCKLQDMQKLEAQLFGPDEEKCVFSKTQGGTVVLNHIENLSYEWQERLFDVISNRGTPGGIVSIDCRIMATSIKDLGILTDEGLFHRDLFEFLSQAQINIDPLRRREDDIEMLVEYFLKVECKRQGLLLKSFSKKVMEQILQYDWPGNVYELKKCIERAVLYHPKSHIISDIEINDGVSPLVDISMKQKQFGQIDHVTDFTLPLKDRLALVEREMILNEIKRNFGNKSKAAKEMGISREALRKKLIFSQEVLDALESPAEITKEKKVA; from the coding sequence ATGCTCGCCAGTTTTTCAGAATTTAAGTTCTTTCAGTCTTTCAGAATACCTGTAGAGGAAGCAGATAACCTACGTTTTCTTATTCAAAAAGAAGATGAAGTAGGACATCTAGAATATATCGATGATGCAAAGCTTGTTGATATTTCAATAACAGGTTTTGGCTTTAAAACTCATGAGAGAATATCTGTAGGAACGGAGCTTGAAGTTTCTTTGCAATTTAAGAAAAAGCATCTTGATCTTACGGGGCGAGTTGTTCGCGCTTTCTCGAATGTATTAGAAGACGAAGAAATTATCTACGGTGTTGAGTTAGATGTTGAAAAGGGAATTAATAAATTCCTCGAAAGCTATATCATGAGCTTCTCTTCAGAAAGACTTAAAGACTGTTTAATTCAATCAGCATTAAAAGAGCGCTACACAGATCCTAATGAAGGATTTGAAATGTTCTCTCTTTTACTTTCTCTATTTAAAGACATCACTCACTTTGGTGACAAAGAAGGGTTTCTTGATACTATGCTTGAAGAAGTTATCCGCATTTTAAATGCACAACGTTCTTCAATCTTTCTAATTAATCCAGATACAAATGAGCTTGAGGCCATTGCAGCGTTAGGGCTTGATAAGACTGGTTTAAAGTTTGATTACCGTCTAGGTGTTGCTGGATCTGTTTTTACAACAGGTGTTGCGCTAAATATTTGTACGGAAAGTGATGAGTCACGTTTTAATAATGCTTTTGATGAGCAAAATGGATTTACGACAAAGTCGATTATCTGTTATCCAATTCATAACCGCGAAGACAAAATTATTGGTGTCATTGAAGTAATTAATAAACGTAACGAAGACCGTTTTACAATTGAAGATGAAAAAACAATGAAGGTTCTCGCCCTTGTTTTCTCTTCAGTATTTCATAGCTTTAACCCGATTTCGAATAATTCTAAAATTCGTAGGTTCTCAGCTCCGTATGATCGTCAGTATGCAATTATTGGAAACACAGCTGGTGTTAAGTCGATGAGAAATTCAATCTCAAAACTTAAAGATCTAGATAGTCCTGTATTAATCACTGGAGAGAAAGGTGTTGGTAAAAATCTTTATGCAACTGTTTTACACTTTGAAGGTAAGCGCGGTCTGCATGAAGTTAATACAGTAAATTGTAAATTACAAGATATGCAAAAATTAGAGGCCCAGCTATTTGGTCCTGATGAAGAAAAATGCGTTTTTTCAAAGACTCAAGGTGGAACAGTAGTTCTTAATCACATTGAGAACCTATCTTACGAATGGCAAGAGAGGCTTTTTGATGTTATTTCAAATAGAGGAACTCCTGGTGGTATCGTAAGTATTGATTGTCGAATTATGGCAACTTCTATTAAGGATTTAGGAATTCTAACAGATGAAGGTTTATTTCACCGTGATCTTTTTGAATTCTTATCACAAGCGCAAATTAATATTGACCCACTAAGACGTCGTGAAGATGATATTGAAATGCTTGTTGAGTATTTCTTAAAAGTTGAGTGCAAGAGACAAGGCCTACTTCTTAAGAGCTTCTCTAAGAAGGTTATGGAGCAAATTCTTCAGTACGACTGGCCAGGAAATGTTTACGAGCTAAAAAAATGTATTGAAAGAGCTGTGCTATATCATCCGAAATCACATATTATCTCTGATATTGAAATCAATGATGGTGTATCACCTTTAGTTGATATCTCAATGAAGCAAAAACAGTTTGGTCAAATTGATCACGTAACGGATTTTACTTTACCTCTAAAAGATCGTCTTGCACTAGTTGAGCGTGAGATGATTCTTAATGAGATTAAGAGAAATTTTGGTAACAAATCTAAGGCCGCAAAAGAGATGGGAATTTCAAGAGAGGCACTTCGTAAGAAGCTAATTTTCTCTCAGGAAGTACTTGATGCTCTTGAGAGTCCAGCAGAAATTACGAAAGAAAAGAAAGTTGCTTAA
- a CDS encoding intermembrane transport protein PqiB, with product MSNAKPQVVNKKGINPIWFFPVAAVSIGIWLLYTNLMARGSYITINFRNADGIIPGKTTIIYKGTIVGRVKDTELNENLTSVAVHVEMNPRMREYLSKDTKFWLVSPTVNLSGISGLSTIISGKFINMHPAKGKFIRRFDALNETPRSLRKDGIYIKLNADKLGPISIGSPIYYNKIQVGEVTGYDLDMERDGVDITVFIEDRYQNLIHSTSRFYNVSGISVDASLAGVKVRTESLASLVRGGISFVNFESDDETILKENFEKSYKLYSSYEETIPGKEISIEFPLGSAVSKIKTPIKFRSIIIGYVTGSKVDRNKSTLTVQANIKKEFEKVVVKGAQFWEVKPKISLSGIESLDALTGNYIAVDISRSRYRKSKETDRFKALKQAPLKEVHNKYGQRLSLYSDRRNSLAKGQGVYYRGIQVGVITDVRLNTRAKNVIADIFVNSPYHRLLKEETKFWNVSGVDVEFGLFSGAKISTQSLETLLSGGVEFATPEKFSQRKKDYFRIHKKADKDWLEWKPIIEL from the coding sequence ATGAGTAATGCAAAACCTCAAGTTGTTAACAAAAAAGGAATAAATCCAATATGGTTTTTTCCTGTTGCTGCGGTTTCTATTGGAATCTGGCTTTTGTATACAAACTTAATGGCCCGTGGCTCATATATCACAATCAACTTCAGAAATGCTGATGGGATCATTCCAGGTAAAACGACAATTATCTATAAAGGAACAATTGTAGGACGTGTAAAAGATACGGAACTAAATGAAAACCTTACAAGTGTTGCCGTTCATGTTGAGATGAATCCACGCATGCGTGAGTATCTTTCAAAGGATACAAAGTTCTGGCTAGTAAGCCCAACGGTTAATCTTTCAGGTATCTCAGGCTTAAGCACAATTATTAGTGGTAAATTTATCAACATGCATCCAGCTAAAGGCAAGTTCATTAGAAGATTTGATGCCCTAAATGAAACACCAAGAAGTCTTAGAAAAGATGGTATCTATATCAAGCTAAACGCCGACAAACTTGGCCCTATCTCAATAGGCTCACCTATTTACTATAACAAGATTCAAGTTGGTGAAGTAACAGGCTATGATCTGGATATGGAAAGAGATGGTGTTGATATTACTGTTTTCATTGAAGATCGTTACCAAAATCTTATTCACTCAACATCTAGGTTTTACAATGTTAGCGGAATAAGTGTTGATGCTTCACTTGCTGGAGTAAAAGTTAGAACTGAATCCTTAGCTTCTCTTGTAAGAGGAGGAATTTCATTTGTTAATTTTGAAAGTGATGATGAAACAATCTTAAAAGAAAACTTCGAAAAGAGCTATAAACTCTACTCATCGTACGAAGAAACAATTCCAGGTAAAGAAATTTCAATAGAGTTCCCACTGGGAAGTGCTGTTTCAAAGATTAAAACACCTATTAAATTTAGAAGTATCATTATTGGTTATGTGACAGGCTCAAAAGTTGATCGTAATAAATCAACACTAACAGTACAGGCCAATATAAAGAAAGAGTTTGAAAAAGTTGTTGTTAAAGGTGCACAGTTTTGGGAAGTTAAACCAAAAATTTCTCTTAGTGGGATTGAGTCACTAGATGCACTTACAGGAAATTATATAGCTGTTGATATCAGTCGCTCAAGATATAGAAAGAGTAAAGAAACTGATAGATTTAAGGCCTTGAAACAAGCTCCACTCAAAGAAGTTCATAATAAATATGGACAAAGACTCAGCCTTTATAGTGATCGTCGAAACTCTCTAGCAAAAGGCCAAGGTGTTTATTATCGTGGCATTCAAGTGGGAGTTATTACAGACGTAAGACTTAATACACGCGCTAAGAATGTTATCGCAGACATCTTTGTGAATTCTCCATACCACAGACTTTTGAAAGAAGAGACAAAGTTTTGGAATGTAAGTGGAGTTGATGTTGAATTCGGATTATTTTCAGGCGCAAAGATCAGCACACAATCACTAGAAACGCTTTTATCGGGTGGAGTTGAGTTTGCAACCCCAGAGAAATTTTCACAGCGTAAAAAAGACTATTTTAGAATTCATAAAAAGGCCGATAAAGATTGGCTTGAATGGAAACCTATTATTGAACTATAA
- a CDS encoding paraquat-inducible protein A, whose amino-acid sequence MRGIDHQKALCPKCQKVNSILTCTRCGAKIELRNYDGISRCKAYLIAAIALYIPANLLPMMTVLTFNRGTPRTILGGVINLINLKMYPIAMIVFAASIIVPIFKIISLWYIIDNINTLDERKKKKLTKLYRVVHIVGKWSMLDIFVIALLVILVNVEFISQIKAEPAVLYFTAVVILTILASNEVDTRLIWDDKERYE is encoded by the coding sequence ATGAGAGGAATTGATCATCAAAAGGCCCTGTGCCCGAAGTGTCAGAAAGTAAATTCTATTCTTACATGTACACGATGTGGAGCAAAGATCGAGCTTCGAAACTATGATGGGATCTCACGTTGTAAGGCCTATTTAATTGCGGCCATCGCGCTTTATATTCCAGCGAATCTACTTCCCATGATGACCGTTCTTACATTTAACAGAGGTACACCAAGAACAATTCTTGGTGGTGTCATAAACTTAATCAATTTAAAAATGTATCCCATTGCCATGATTGTTTTTGCGGCAAGTATAATTGTCCCAATATTTAAAATCATTTCACTTTGGTATATCATTGATAATATAAATACTTTAGATGAGAGAAAAAAGAAGAAGTTAACAAAGTTATATCGAGTTGTTCATATCGTTGGAAAATGGTCTATGCTTGATATCTTTGTCATCGCCCTACTCGTTATTCTTGTTAATGTTGAATTCATTTCTCAAATAAAGGCAGAGCCCGCAGTGCTCTACTTTACAGCAGTTGTAATACTAACCATCCTGGCCTCAAACGAAGTGGACACTAGATTAATCTGGGATGATAAGGAAAGATATGAGTAA
- a CDS encoding paraquat-inducible protein A yields the protein MAIILDDTDKTSLPIDEETLKDNSKLILCPDCDELYEFELIAPRQKAVCHCCGYTLYRGDSTIRMVRVLTISGLLLFYPAFFLPVLKIHMAGSNLETSTYQSVFAFATKAYWPIAISVVLFAILIPLFRLLVYLSIIFKNKFINRNIGRPLLKYLAPSHEWSMVDVYFMGIIVTVSKMVDRSDVELTIGTLSLILLMVNNILLQSVTHFDELWKRLYERN from the coding sequence ATGGCCATAATTCTAGACGACACAGACAAAACGTCTCTTCCAATTGATGAGGAAACGCTAAAGGATAATTCAAAATTAATCCTCTGTCCTGACTGTGATGAACTTTATGAATTTGAATTAATCGCCCCGAGACAAAAGGCCGTTTGCCACTGTTGTGGCTACACTCTTTACCGCGGAGATAGCACGATTCGCATGGTAAGAGTTCTTACAATCTCAGGCCTTCTCTTATTTTATCCGGCATTCTTTCTACCAGTATTAAAAATTCATATGGCAGGTAGTAATTTAGAAACATCGACTTATCAGTCAGTCTTCGCATTTGCCACTAAAGCTTATTGGCCAATAGCAATCTCCGTGGTTCTCTTCGCTATCCTTATTCCACTCTTTAGACTACTTGTATATTTATCAATAATTTTTAAAAACAAATTTATTAATCGAAATATTGGTAGGCCTCTTTTGAAGTACCTTGCACCTTCACATGAGTGGTCTATGGTTGATGTTTACTTTATGGGGATTATTGTTACCGTATCCAAAATGGTCGACCGCTCAGATGTTGAGCTCACAATTGGGACTCTGAGCTTAATCCTCCTCATGGTTAATAACATTCTACTTCAATCGGTTACTCATTTTGATGAATTATGGAAGAGGCTTTATGAGAGGAATTGA
- a CDS encoding matrixin family metalloprotease — protein sequence MNFLKSTFLLACFCTATISCVAEPEKGPSLAALPLRWNASALPLTVKVHNDFNIINELDRGSDSLPLAAEDDGDYLEYDLMEEMQKAWNDADSKRDYFVLGHGQAASRTPSSNLNDFYDGEVGIYITQDWYPEVGYGVLAITSYFAEHKGDYLRMVHGDIIVNLRDYWFTFDNTEMTNSFYDMPSVILHELGHLIGLKHTNSKSVESIMYPQLGGGEKKRTLSFYDSKTIENLYDNATAMTAGVRAAALGSTDASLDESGIEESDEPPKLIHGYIELRTDGSCQHYLNGKLIDSHKAF from the coding sequence ATGAATTTTTTAAAATCAACTTTTCTATTAGCGTGTTTTTGTACCGCTACAATCTCGTGTGTTGCTGAGCCAGAAAAAGGCCCATCCCTAGCAGCATTACCCCTTCGTTGGAATGCCTCTGCCCTGCCTTTAACAGTAAAAGTTCACAATGACTTCAATATTATAAATGAGCTGGATCGTGGATCAGATAGTCTGCCTCTAGCGGCCGAAGATGATGGCGATTACCTAGAATATGATCTAATGGAAGAGATGCAAAAGGCATGGAATGATGCAGACTCAAAGAGAGACTACTTTGTTCTTGGCCACGGGCAAGCGGCTTCGCGCACACCTTCTTCAAATCTAAATGACTTCTATGACGGCGAAGTCGGAATTTATATCACTCAAGACTGGTACCCAGAAGTTGGCTATGGCGTTCTGGCCATTACTTCATACTTTGCTGAACACAAAGGTGATTACCTTCGAATGGTTCACGGTGATATTATCGTTAATCTTCGTGACTACTGGTTTACTTTCGATAATACAGAAATGACCAATTCGTTTTACGACATGCCTTCAGTCATCCTACACGAGCTAGGGCACCTTATAGGATTAAAACATACTAATTCAAAATCTGTTGAATCAATTATGTATCCACAACTTGGTGGTGGTGAAAAGAAGCGAACTTTAAGCTTCTACGATTCTAAAACCATCGAAAACCTCTATGATAATGCCACGGCCATGACTGCAGGTGTCCGTGCTGCAGCACTAGGAAGTACTGATGCCAGCTTAGATGAGTCAGGTATTGAAGAATCGGATGAGCCGCCAAAGCTTATACATGGCTATATTGAACTTCGCACAGATGGCTCATGCCAACACTACCTCAATGGTAAGTTAATTGATTCTCACAAGGCCTTTTAG
- the fsa gene encoding fructose-6-phosphate aldolase, with amino-acid sequence MQFFIDTGDINEIKEAAKWGIIDGVTTNPSIIAKTGRSQVDVIKDICEIIDGPISAEVIATDKEGMIKEGSELAKIHSNIVIKLPLTEDGIAACKWFSENGIKTNVTLCFSSNQALLAAKNGATYISPFIGRLDDIGADGMTLIQEIRHMYDIYGFETEVLAASVRHADHVKHCSMVGADVATMPFGVIKSLFAHPLTEKGLAQFLADHAKSQK; translated from the coding sequence ATGCAATTTTTTATCGATACAGGTGATATTAACGAAATCAAAGAAGCAGCAAAATGGGGCATCATTGATGGTGTAACAACTAACCCATCAATCATTGCTAAAACAGGACGCTCACAAGTTGATGTTATCAAAGATATTTGTGAAATTATCGACGGGCCTATTTCAGCTGAAGTTATTGCAACTGACAAAGAAGGTATGATTAAGGAAGGAAGCGAGCTTGCTAAAATTCACAGCAATATCGTCATTAAACTTCCCCTAACTGAAGATGGAATTGCTGCATGTAAATGGTTCAGCGAGAACGGAATCAAAACAAACGTAACTCTATGCTTTAGCTCAAACCAAGCATTACTAGCAGCTAAAAATGGTGCAACTTATATTTCTCCATTCATCGGAAGACTAGATGATATCGGTGCAGATGGAATGACTCTAATCCAAGAAATTCGCCATATGTATGATATCTATGGATTTGAAACAGAAGTACTAGCTGCTTCAGTTCGCCACGCTGATCACGTTAAGCACTGCTCAATGGTAGGTGCAGACGTCGCAACAATGCCATTTGGTGTAATCAAGTCACTTTTCGCTCACCCACTGACTGAAAAAGGACTGGCACAATTTCTGGCCGATCACGCGAAGTCACAGAAATAA
- a CDS encoding site-specific integrase, which yields MEITTANKNKLEKWQKAFFKKIEAKGRSLNTIKNYRTDLACFNQYVTESAKQTSIEQYSILEILEYGKFLEAKYNSDNSRRRRVQALRIFFDHLVEEGIFNANPVRKIPTSPKFLDIPRPATFSHIKSLWHTILNDQRTAKNDLEKLKAKRNGIIFSAIYLGGLKVSELSKIKVSSFSFRDEIKAVITHEKRDPYTVTFPAIFGRLFYEYVELLEKVKKEQGHNFPHLLFNANAHKILSGGLSARGMELLFEEWRSQLMIQITPKSLRQSCIFTWLHNGVNETTMKEWLGVSPAYSLRPYKEHMDKHFYNDQFIELAMNEDKLI from the coding sequence ATGGAAATCACTACAGCCAATAAAAACAAGTTAGAAAAGTGGCAAAAAGCCTTCTTCAAGAAGATAGAGGCCAAGGGCCGAAGCCTAAACACAATTAAGAATTATCGAACAGACTTGGCCTGTTTTAACCAATATGTTACAGAAAGTGCAAAGCAAACCAGTATTGAACAATACTCAATCCTTGAGATTCTTGAATACGGTAAATTTCTAGAGGCCAAGTACAACTCAGATAACTCTCGTCGCCGTCGAGTACAGGCACTAAGAATCTTTTTTGATCACTTAGTTGAAGAAGGTATTTTTAACGCGAATCCTGTTAGAAAGATTCCAACTTCACCAAAGTTTTTAGATATTCCCAGACCTGCGACATTCTCCCACATTAAAAGCTTGTGGCATACAATCTTAAATGATCAGCGTACGGCCAAGAATGACCTAGAAAAACTAAAGGCCAAGCGAAATGGGATTATCTTTAGTGCCATCTACCTTGGTGGTCTTAAAGTAAGCGAGCTTTCAAAAATTAAAGTTTCTAGTTTCTCTTTTAGAGATGAAATAAAAGCGGTTATCACCCATGAAAAGCGTGATCCTTATACAGTTACTTTTCCAGCTATATTTGGACGACTATTTTATGAATATGTTGAGCTCTTAGAGAAAGTTAAAAAAGAGCAGGGACATAACTTCCCTCACTTACTCTTTAATGCCAATGCACACAAAATCCTCTCAGGAGGACTTTCCGCACGTGGAATGGAGCTCTTATTCGAAGAGTGGCGCAGCCAACTGATGATTCAAATAACACCTAAATCACTTCGTCAGTCTTGTATTTTTACTTGGCTTCATAATGGAGTTAATGAGACAACAATGAAGGAATGGTTAGGAGTTTCGCCAGCATATTCTCTAAGGCCATATAAAGAACATATGGATAAGCACTTCTATAACGACCAATTTATTGAGTTGGCAATGAATGAAGATAAATTAATCTAA
- the rnc gene encoding ribonuclease III: MLETTSLAPQGKSNPFAHAFYVHTIANFKQSGDANATGASEQNHKFLIDTFLKYSNIEEKLLATFNLNFTDSALLMRAFTHSSYAHEAKVKVKSYERLEFYGDSVLGAFVTKNLFLNFENMNEGQLSKLRSALVNEESLSALSNFLGLSNFLIVGKGELDEEVNSGILCDLFESLLGAIAIDQGVDRADQYLNTLLSMYEKEVGEKFFCEKKLLDFDPKTKLQEETLARFKCLPEYRATKIEQEFKIELYVNEQYICELISHSKKNGTKEIAKKCLKDNLLDRL, translated from the coding sequence ATGCTCGAGACGACCTCACTCGCCCCGCAAGGGAAGAGTAATCCATTTGCCCATGCATTTTATGTGCACACGATTGCAAATTTTAAGCAATCTGGTGACGCTAATGCTACTGGTGCATCTGAGCAAAATCACAAATTCTTAATCGATACATTCCTTAAATATTCAAATATTGAAGAGAAGCTTCTAGCTACTTTCAATTTAAATTTTACAGACAGCGCACTTCTTATGCGTGCTTTTACGCATAGTTCATATGCTCACGAGGCCAAAGTAAAAGTGAAAAGCTATGAAAGACTTGAGTTCTATGGTGACTCTGTTTTAGGTGCTTTTGTTACTAAGAACCTCTTTTTAAATTTCGAAAATATGAATGAGGGGCAACTCTCTAAGCTTCGTAGTGCTCTTGTTAATGAGGAGAGTCTAAGTGCTCTTTCGAACTTTCTTGGTCTATCAAATTTTCTGATTGTTGGAAAAGGTGAGCTAGATGAGGAAGTGAACAGTGGGATTCTTTGTGATCTTTTTGAATCTCTTCTGGGAGCTATCGCAATTGATCAAGGTGTTGATCGTGCCGATCAGTATTTAAATACATTACTATCAATGTATGAAAAAGAAGTTGGTGAGAAGTTTTTTTGTGAAAAGAAGCTTTTGGACTTTGATCCTAAGACAAAGCTTCAAGAAGAAACACTAGCGCGTTTTAAATGTTTACCAGAGTATCGCGCCACGAAGATTGAGCAAGAGTTTAAAATTGAGCTCTATGTAAATGAGCAATATATCTGTGAGTTAATCTCTCATAGCAAGAAGAATGGAACAAAAGAAATTGCAAAAAAATGCTTAAAAGATAATTTATTAGATCGACTTTAA